AAGATCTAAAAGAGTGACAAAGTATCATTTAGTCATTAAGATTTTGTGTCATCTAAGACTGATCTTAGCTTTTATGATAGCCTATTAATAGTCTAAAACCACAATGTAAGAATGTCTTTTCTAATGAATATAATTTAGAAAGCCATCATAACCAGTTGCTATGGTAGCTTTGAGAAGATGAACTGTTTTGCTACACACTGTGCTTTCATTAGTCAACGGAGTTGTAGTATCTCTGGAACTTTATCAGTAAATACACCAagactttattttaataaaaaatgctttgtagTCAGTgttttactgaaaacagaaaatatttttccgTTACATTCTAAACTTACAAATAAGAACTGGATGAATCTCTGATGTGTTGTAGGGTTTTATTCAGAAATGGTAGTGACTATTCAATGTTTTTCAGAATAATTGTCAACTTCTAAAACGGTGTGTTTGTGTCTTCCCTTTGTCTCCCTTCTGCTGTGGTCTTTTAGAGTCAAAGGTTGCTGGAAAACTTGAAAAACCTGGATTTCATTAAAACTTCGGTACAGTCTACATTTAATACTTTGGTGGTATAGCTTAGTCTTTGCTTGTTAAATGATAAGAAtaactttgattaaaaaatattttaaaatattacttaaatcATGGCCATTGTTTTGAAGATGCTTGGTATCTTTCTAATTAAGTTCTGGTCTTCAGTGAAATAGTATGGCTTCGTTGTGTGTCACCTCTAGATTGTATTTGTTCCATTGTTGCGTACTCATGCACTCAGTGGAGCTGACAGAACAGTATCCAGAAATTGTTTCCAGAGGTTGATTTAATTCCATTTAAAACATGGAGTTGTTCAGTAATACATTTATGAAACCAGTTTCCATAAGCCTCTCTAATACATTCTGTCTGCATCCTACCCTGCTGTTGAGATAATATTGTGAGCCCTGTGAAATTGTACACAAAAATTATCCCAGCTGAGGTTTTTACACCAGAAATAGTTTTAGAAATTACATCTAGTGTATTCATTCCAAATTCAGTTTCTGTGAGATGTCCTGTTCAACAGGGTTTGGTGGTTTTATTCTCCCTTCCTGGCCCCACCCCTATTTTAATTGATGATGTATAGAAAATATATTCAGCTTAGTTTTCTGGGGCAACAGATAATTCATGGATCATTCTGAGTGACAACCACCGTTTTTggtaaaaattgtttttctgagaGTATTAATGGCCTTGGGAGTTCAAGTTACTGCAGCACTTCCCCTTTCTACTTAACTAAATCTTGCATTTTTAGGATTGTGAAATACAGCCTCAGATTGCCTCCAGAAGTTGCCCAGTCCACTTCTCCTATCCCCAAAGCAGGATCAATTATCATCATCTTATTCCTGCTGGAACTTCCTTGATGTTCTCCGATGATTCTGGGGCGATTTccaagagaatttttaaaatgttaatatctGAAAATACTTAAAGCTAAATAAACTATTTAATACAGTATATTTGCTAATGAACATGCTTAGGTTTCTTGCTTTATAGTGCCCAAATGTTAATTATGCATACCTTAAATTAATATAATTCTGCTTTAACTGAATAATGATTTACTTTCCTGTGTTTACAGATATATTTACTTACACTCCTAGAGTTAACTTCTAACACTGAGATAATGTGAACATTGTTACTGCTGTCAAAACAAAATGATCAGCTTTGCTCAGCAGTCTGAGGAATTATACACAGcgttaaatctttaaaaaatttgtgaaaatatatatatactttttttttttaaggttgaagATGAACTGAGTTCACCAGTGGTGGTTTTCAAGTTCTTCTGGGAATATTCAAATAGGGGTAtgtgatttatttaaaaacaaaaccccactctTTATAGTTTTTTAAACTACTAATTTGTAAAATGAATTTGAGGTAAATGTTATGTAGTGCATTTCTCTTGTGtaacatgcttttaaaatggtTGTGAATGCTGGTTGTAATCTAGAATCCATACCATGTGATAGCTTCTTTTTTTGGACAGACTGCAGTGTGTTAAATTTTCATAACAAGTAATTTTCTGCCTTCTTGAGTGAGGAGAGATTTGCATATGACTTTGATCTTGAGAGCAGATGATGGAAGTCACTCATAAGCTGCAAGCTATGTTTGCATGTACTGATGGGGGAAGATCTTGCTTGGTTTTGTTCaggttttctgttccttttaaactCTTAGTGGCTAGTTGCAAGAACcatgtttctctgttttattgATTACACTTGCTgttgcaataattttaaaaacagcagaacaCATTAGGAACAGCTCTGGAAATACTGTCATGGGTATACAGTAGCCGTGCCACATGTGGCCCTGAGCAGAACATCGTTACTTAGACATGCTCTCTAAGAAAGGATTTTTGTCCTCTCGGTTACAAGAGAGGATGTAGTTGTGATGTTTCTATGTGCACACTCTGAGGGTGGGGACACGTCCAGCTGGGATGAGGCAAAAGACTGCTAGAAAACTTGGTAGTTTTGTTATGAGCATTGATTTTAATCGTCTGTGGATTTTTTGTGTTGGGCATGGGGGAGGATTGTTTTTGGTTTTATCTAATTAGTGGTTGCTCTCACAAACGGGATGTATTCAGGTCCAGTGACTTGGTGAATTGCTTTGTACACTGATACATTTATTTGAAAAGCTTTACTAGGGAGCATTCACCCACCTCAGTTAGAAGGATGTGAGATGTTTGGCCATTTTTGCGTGTTTTATGTGTATAATAGACTCTTAAATCTTTAGTATTATTTTAATGTGTGCATaataattttagtatttttctgaatGCCTCAAATTAAATATTGCAGCCTGCTGTAACaggatttttctttgtgaaaacattgtttttattTCCATTGGGGCATTTGAACCTCAAACCTGAGAGACGTATTTTACTGGTTGTTTTTAAAACTGGTATATTCAACTCTGTTTTACTTCTAGTATTTGTCATGTTCagcatacctttaaaaaaaaagtccttgttAGTCTGCTTGATGTCCAGCACATCGTGTGGATCTGTTACGTTACCTAGGAAATGTAATTGTCTTTTATCTAAATTTTAGGTTGCCTTTTGTttaattaagtaaataaaaatccaCTTCTGTGTTTCTTGTATCTTTGGATTCAGATCAAACCTCACATGCTGCACAGGCCTCAACTATTCAGCACCCCATAATAAGCCACGAAAGACACATTTATGATACTTTCAATCAGTGGGTAAGAATGGCTGCCTTTTCTCTTTACGAAAAAAGAAGTGACAGTGGAATGCTTCCAGGGGTTCATCAGTAATTATAAAACCTTTGGTAGACTAGTTTGATAGTTATTCTTGATCTGATATCCTTTTGCAAAATTAGTGGGCATTTTGGATTTAAAAGATGAAATTCCTCTGAAGCAAagttgcattcacatttctgaTTATTCTACATGTAATTACTACTGAAATTTTTCCTGCATCTTAAGCCATTggtagtgtttttttttttccttggtcttGTGGGAATATGTGAAAACTTTAATCAGCCAGATGCTTCATTGACAATGTCTGTGTGTTCATGAATAGAGAGTCTGTCTTTTCTGGATCTTAAGAGAATTAATTCTAGAAGCCTGTGTTTTCAGAGAGCTGAGCACGTAACTATTTTGGATCAGTTGTGTAGTAATCATGGCATACTTAATGACAGTGacaattttgcagaaaattctGACTTGTAACACTTGTAGCTTATCCTGAATTATcacaattttaaatatatgtcCAACTTTGTTGTATCACCAGCAAGCTAAATTATTTTGTTACAAGAAGCGATTTTGAGAAATACAGGAAACTGTGTTTAGCATTTTGTTCTCCTTAACTGTGGGAAGTCTAACCTGAGTCAGCAACTGCAGGAGGTCGTGCTCTGCATGTGTCCTAACTGTGCCGTATCCCTTCAGCTAGGAGAGCAGTTGGCACAGCTGGTTCCTGCCAGTGGAGTTGATGTGGTAGAACTGGAAGATGAAGGCACGTGTGTGCGTTTTAGCCCACTAATGACTTCTGCAGGTAACATTCACTTATTTCAGCCACTTGTGAAAACTGGGATTTGCTATAACAATCTCCTGGTGTAAAAGCAGATATACTCAAGAAACTCTTTAGTGTATTCTCCTATGGTGATGATTttcatataaacaaaaaaaaacctatcTTGGCTTTGTCGTTCTGTTGTGCCTTGGCAATGGGTGCATTGGTGGTAGCTCAGCTGTTGTGGGTGACACTGCCTCGCTAcctctgcagagaaagacttttactgattattttttaaattcattaggAAAAGCAAGGAGAGAAGCTCTTTGTTTCTAACAGTTGCAAAAGAAATTTGAAGATAAATCATCCTTACCATTCTTCCTCTCAGCTGCTTAACACAAGATGCTTGACCTTTCTGCACAGGTGTTTCAACACTGACATGGTGCTTGTGTTCAAAATATAGCtacttaaatagaaaaattactAAACTTCTAGGGTTTTCTATAATTATTtgggagggtggggagaggaataaaaatcagtgttttggaAGGTGTCTTAAATTCCATGTTTAAGCCAGCACTGCGTATGTACTTTTAGACTTGGCAGATGCACAGAGCAATTTGCAGGGGCTCAGGGTGATGCATGGTATCTCCTTTTAGCTTGTGTGGGGTGAGTGGCTTAGGCTATCAAAACACCTGATGCTGACGTGGGAGGATCCTGGTGTACACAGAAAAGTAGATCTTAGAATAAAATTACTTGATGCtgtgatgttttgttttaaaccagcATGGAAGCTAATTCATGATCTGGCTATGGGAGGGGAATTTTTCTGATGCTAGCTACTGATGTAATGAAAAAGGGTATTGTCCTTATTAGTTTGCAACATCAGAAAATCCTTTTTATTAGCTTACTTTTTATGAAATCCTTAGTGTTCTCCATTTTGATGTATCAGTGGATAGATAACTGCAGAAAAAAGTTAGATAGTTTTGAAATATCTTGACCTATGTAATTATATTTATGATTGACTTAGAGTGGCTTCTTTACAGATTACTTAATTCAGACATCTGTGTGATGTCTGTTCACTTTTATCACACACTAACACATCAGCTCTTTAGTTTTAGGAACTGAAATACAAGATGTTGATCAGTTAGTAGACTGCTTAAAAATGAAGATACCAGTATTGACAAGTACACTGCAACTGAGAGAGGAATTTGAGCAAGAAGTGAGAAGAACAGTAGGCCTGTTGTATATTGAAGATCTTAGCTGGCCAGGATTAGGTGTTGTAAGGTAAATTTTCCAATATGTTCTTTGTTACGTATTTGGATAGACTGTGCATTAACAGAAAGGAATATGTGGTCCCTTCAGTGGTGATTTGGATGTATTGTTTGCTGGTTATTATCTGGCTTTGCACCCAGTTGAAGCTTTtgagtgctttttaaaaaattaccttttgAACATTGtttacttttgttatttttttaaagaaaagctcaAGAGCTGTTTCGGCAAAATTAGGGCAACAGTTCTAATATTGGAGGCAGAGTGTGGATCTGTTAGATGGAAATGTAATATGCAAGTGCATCCTTCTGTATTTAGCCAAGCGTAACTTACATTTTTATCTATAATAAGATTCACTTATGTACTGAATACCACTTCAAAAAACCCTTCAAGTGCCTGTTCCGATCCTCTGACGCAGTCTTCTGGGAAAGATTCTATATAGTCAAAACAGTTGAAGTACAATCAATATATTACCTAGACATCTGTTGTGTTCAGTTAAGTTTGCAGCAGCAAGCTCGTCCCACCCCAAAATCTCCGATTACAAATGCCAATAAACTTGCTGATCTAAGCTGTAATGTTCTGAGGTTTTCGGTTCATAAAATACGGAAGTTTGTAGAAACATGctaaatgtgtatatatttttgtatgtacTGTAAAGTAAAATTACTATCTTCTGGCTTGGTTTGAAGATACAACTATCACAGTGATGGGAAGAATGATGgcaaacaagaaaaagaactagAAAAAATCAATATGGAActtctgaaaaaattaaatgaactGGAGTCGGATCTCACTTTTTCTTTGGGTAACTGCGCTATTTAAAGTTCTGTTCAAGCTAATAGTCATTTTACTGGCTGTGTTATAATGGTTCATTAGGTCCTTCGGACATAGGTCGTTATAATGCTAAATTACACCGCTGGGTGTATGGTTACTGTAGAAACAACATCTGTAACTTTGTTTCCTCCTCACCCCTGTTCCAGTTGGTAAATGTTCATCAGGGTGAGCAAGGTGCAATGttctcagaaatatttctcaaaatgAGCAACTAGACCAAAAAGGATTTCCTTGTCAGAAAGAATAAAAGCTGGAGGGTTCTCTTTGTAAACTGAGCCTTCTCAGTTAGTGCTCTATCTACTGAAAAGCAGATCTGATTCAAAACTCACTGACCTGTTCACTGCTTTCTGTGGCTAGATTAAAAGCTTCAGATGACTTTCTTGATAATTAGCAGCATATTCACATTTACATAGTGCCACATTATAGCTGAAATAATATTAATTTGCTTACTCAGAACTCTGATCTTTTTCTAGTCAGCTTTCAAAAATTAGGTGACCTAGAATTGTGGAACCAAGTAATCTGTAAATGGCAGAAAGTAATGAGTTTGAAGCATATTCAACACTGATATTTATGATACGACTCCTTGGCTATATAAAATATccactgtttttcttgtttagatgttttctctttttgaaaacCCACAGGGCTGACTTTCTAGTCTGCATAATTTACACCTGTGTATGCAGATACTGCCCTTTATTActgatgcatgtgtgtgtgtatgtgttagCATTTCCAGATTCACAAACATGAGCGTTGCACCTATTGTGAGAATGCATTTTTGTACCTCATGAAGACTTGATTATCCCTGTGCTCACAGGTCCAGAATTTGGAGGGCAGAAGAACTGTGTTTATATTGGCATGGTAACTGAGGATCTGGATGTGTCGGAGTTAGTTGAAACTATTGCAGCAACAGGAAGAGAAATTGAAGAAAATTCAAGAGTATGTGTTAATAAATCACAAAGCatttcagcacctttttttttccccttccatatTGGCTTTAGGACATGGTTGTGTTCTTtgtgaaagtaaaaaaaattgtaCTTGCCTGCAACAAACTGTATTAATTACTGTGGAAGTAGTAATCTGTGTCTGTGTGAGGAGAACTTTTGTTACAGGATTACGATATTCTGAGGATGTCCTGATTTATGTTCATGGTCCTGTGTGCAGTAGTTCTAATGAAAAACTTTAGTAGTACTGAAATAGGCTCCTTTTGTCACTAAAATTTAAGCTGTTGGAAAAAAgccccaacccacaacaaaagGGAGGGTGGGGGCTGATTGTGAGCTGGTGTTTCTCATCACTGCTAGATGTAGTGGGATTGAGATTGCTTATATACCAGCTTTAAGATAAGACTATGCCCTAAAATGTGTGAAAAATTTTAAATTGGTGgcttaaaaacagaaattacaaattACCTATTGAAGTAATAAAGTTGATGATGCAATTTCTTTGTGTAAAGGCATTTACCTGATTAGAGGTCTCCAGATGTTCTCTAAAGTAGAATTCCTAAATGGCCTGCATCACAAAAGAGTGTCTGTCCTTTCATTCCTCTCGTGTTGGGCATTTAATTTCCTTAcctaaaaaataaatagaacttCGGAAATCCTTTGCATGTTTCTGCCCATGGGAATATGTTGATTTTGGCAGTGAAATTTTGGTAGCAGTGCTTTCTGGAGACTTTCTGCCCACTCTTGACTCCCTGTGCTGCTTTGAGGGTGAGATGAAAGACGGTTTGCCTGTAGAGTACCTTCAGTTTTTTAACTTGCAGTTGAGAGATTGGGAACCAAGTGTTGGAATATGGGCTGCTCTGATCCTGAAGCTTCTAGGGAGGAACAAAGAGTAGTGGAGGACTCAGAAAGGTGCAGTTCTTGGAACCAGCCACAATAAATCTGTGGTACTGAAAGGATCTTGCACCATTTGATCCAAAACTGAGAAGCAGAACTGATCTGTGAGAATAACACTTGCGTCATTTAGATAagcaatggggtttttttgcgcAAGAGGGAAGCTTTTAGAAAAAACAACTACTCCAGTATCAGCAGACCCTTAGGACATATACATAAGTATGCTAAAAGGCAGAACCAAAATTTAAGACAAACATCTTGTCTGGACCAGAAAACACAGGGTTCTTCCTTGCACTCTGAATGCAATCCTGTCCCACTCCCTCCTGTAGTCGGGGCCTTGGGGTATTGCGCTTGCTGTGGTGGTCACTTCCTGGCTTGCCTCTCCCCCAGCGAAAAGGAGCagcttcctctttttcctttgtttgtatTAACTGACAGTAACCCAAAGTTTGGGCATCATATTAAGTTATGGAAATTGACATTTTTCTTGCACAAGACAAAATTGTGACTTTGTTTTTTGATCTCTTGGGTTGGTTCATTTATTGCCCCTACAGCTCTCCCAGTAAGCTGCTTGTCCTTTGCAGTATAAAACATCACTGATGCTGGCACAGGATGCCACGGGGATCAGATTGGCAGTTGCATattaaatttgaaaaacaaagttgGACCTAGACTGACACATGCCTGGTTAGACTTACTGTGAGGCTGGCTTAAGTCCTGGGCACTTCTACAAACCCAAGTGTACTCTATGAACCTAAAAATTCCTCCCAGTCAGATACAGCATCCGATGAACACTTATGTGCTAAGCAGATCTTTGAAGAATTTGGGTCACAGGCTCATTTCAAAGTAAAAGAAACATATGTACCATCCctgtttaaaattactttctgtcCTCTGGGTGTATCTTCTAGAAAACCTGTGGTCAGCCTGTACGTTCTTTAATTTACAGTCATAATGAAATCACGATTGTCAAATACTGccttaaatgagaaaaaaatctgactacTGTGTTTACATCCTCAAAACCTGAAGTAAAAAGAGAATTTCAAGTccaaataatatataaaatgatGTAATTTCTGGTTTTTATTAGCTGTTGGAAAACATGACTGAAGTTGTTAGAAAAGGGATACAGGAAGCACAACTTCAGcttcagaaagcaaatgaagaacGACTTCTGGAAGAGGTAAGGCTATAAACATTAGTTATCTAGGTAACTTGAAATAATTTGTCACAACAGGTCACTTGCTCACCAGCCAGTGTTTGGTTGTGTACTTTGCAGGGACTGCTACGACAAATACCTGTAGTCGGCTCTGTGCTGAACTGGTTTTCTCCATTCCAAGCCTCACCAAAGGGAAGAACATTTAATTTAACAGCAGGTAGGACTCGGTGCATCTGCAGTCATGTTGTGCTGTTGTTAGAACTGTTTCCAATTTTATACTAAAATTGCAACACCCTTTCTTGTGCTGATTTGATTGTGAGTGACATAATCCACCCTCAGGATGTAAAAGAACATGCTCTTCACTATTTTTGTAACACTCAATCTTCTAACCTCACTTGTAGAGTTTACATTTTGTTCTTGCATGTTGagtcacattaaaaaaagctatGTTAAACACTGGTATTTATTAATAGAggaataatttctgtgacttttgGCTACATATGCTGCAAAGGTTTGGTGTTTATAAATCTGTAAGCTAGCAGGGTAGCTCAGGTCTTAGACGGTTGCTTCCCCACGTGTGTGCACACGTATCCTCTTGAGCGTGCCTGCAGGGTGGCGCTCGgctgttctgctgtgctgctggaacCTGATGGCTCTGACTGAAATCCTGGTTTGAGAGATCCTCTGGCTATTGCCACATTGATCAAGTATGAGTTTGCGTGCTAAATAGTGCGGTGTCTGACAAGGACAGGCTAAAACCAGCTGAGGACTAGCGTGAACCTGGCTTTGTGGGAGACAGTAATGAATGGAATATTACAATGTAAAAGCCTACTATTTACTCATACATTTGTAATTCATGTCTGGTGATGTGAAAAGAACTGTCTATAGCTTTTACATAATTAAGACTGATGTACTAACATAATACTTTCTGAAATTACAAAGTTTCACTGCAAAAATTGTGGCATTCTTAAGAATATTCCTGAACTCAGCAAAGTGTCTTGTCAGACTTAGAACAGTAGCCCAGCTGTCTGTATGTCTCCATAAACGGTGAGGAGGACTTTCTGCTGTATTTGGGGTCATTCTTTCCAATTCTTGATGCACCAACTGGTAGGCTCTTATGGCAGAGAACAGTGAGGTTCCCCCGGGAACCCTTCCGTCCCCCAtaggcagccagccctgctgctggcactgctcAGGAGCTTGCAGCTGGGAGCATGTCAAATGCCCGGTGGAGGCGGGGAAGAGGACTGCAGGCTGGACTTCATTCATCTTTGTAAGTCTCAGCACTCCTGGCCCCAGGTACTCAGAAATGGATTACCATCAAGTGGCAGTTTCAACTCAACCTAGCACATGCAGGTTCAgaaatgtgcattaaaaataaGATTGTTACATACCTTATAAATGCAGATGAGCATAAAACTTGCCTAGTTTGTGTTACATTcaactcattttttcttttttttttttttttttttaaacctgcagGCTCTCTAGAATCCACAGAATCTACATATGTATCAAAAGCTCAAGGAACAGGCACCACTCCACCACCAACTCCTACTTCCAGCCTTGCAAAGCAAAGACTTCCTGGTAAGTTTCTACATCTTAGTTTTATTTCTAGAACTTGACATCCTGCCGTCTGAGTTGCAGGACACAAGAAGACCCACatgattttctgtcttttatagTATCTGGAACTAGAGCTTATCTTCTAGTGCTTTAAGTCTGCCTTAAAAACCTTAATTTAAACATGGCATAGAACACCACTCTAATCAGTTTTCTCCCCAAGAATTCTTCCTGGGACTACAGGAAGTTGTCATCCCATTAACTGACAACTGCCCATGAAGTCTGGAATCTTCCTCGGGGATATTACGAGGTTATTGAGTTTTAAAAATTGGCAGGTAAATAAGCCAAAGGTTTTGTTTGAAATAAGAGCATGAATAATGTGTAATCATGTATTTGAGCAACTGCATTTCTGTTGCTACCTAATATTCTGTGGACAAAATCATTCTAAGGTGAAGATCTAGTAAATGTATGATCCTTTTAGTGtaattgtattaataattaatgttGATTTGACTGGCAGGAAAACCATAGTTTTAACTCATCTTTTGAGCTGGTCcagcctgtgattttttttcagtgcaagttTTTACCCTAGAATGACTTCACTGGGCATGCTGGCAGCTTGCTTTCAGGTGAATTTTGACAGTCTCTGTGTACACAGGACGAAATAACAGGTGCTATTGCTTTGCATACGCATCTCTGTTTAGGGTACCAGTTAGCACCCAAATAAAATCTCTTTGCAGTTGTAAAATTCAGATACTTTTTGAAACTTAACTTGTGCATACCACATCttggttttgctgctgtcatTGGCACTGTATTCTTCAAACACTTTACAGgtcagaaaatttttaaaaggtctcTAAGAAGTTCTGATGCGTTCAGTGAGACCAGTTCAGTCAGCCACTGTGATGACCTGGAGAAGATGGATCAGAGACCCCCGACTCTATCCCCTGGCCAAGAGCAAGGACCTCTGGAGACAGAAACACCAGAGGAGCAGAAGGAGGTGGCACAGGCAACAAAGACAGACACTGAGGACATTCAAAGTGACAAATCACCACGTGACTGCATGAAGGTAGAGGAACAAGAAAGTCAAAGATAAAATCCAGACTCTGGATTTCAGACTTTGCAGAGGAAGCTCATGCCCTGGGAGGCAGGGTAGTAATGATGCATTTGAAATGTGAACAGTGCCACACACTAGTACAGTAATAACTACTGTAACTTATTAACTGGGATTTTGCACAAATATAAATTCCCCCCCCATGGGACAGAGATTTGTCTTATCATACACTTGTTACAGTTGCTTTAATCCTCTACATGTCAGTGTCACCAAAGTACTAGTGAAATTTATTAAGTGCTCATAAACGTTTGTAAAAACAATTGGCAGTTACCCTTCCTGTAGGAGTCTAAGCATGCTAATAGTTGCTAACCAATCAGCCATACACAAGATTCAGAATACAGTTGCACCCAGTAATTGTAAAATGATCTTATTTTATGTTAATACACTTTAAAATCAACTGCCAATTGttcaccttttttatttaaaattcagtttagcTTCTCCTGCAAAACATCTACTGAAGTCACACTAgctctgttttgcttctttttttaccTTACAAAGAACATTGCCAAACAGCTGTGGTGCGgtgagcaggagggagggatgcCTGTGTATATAGGAGTCACTGGTAGTACTTTACCATcaaccatttttttcctgctgttgacTGACCTGACGTGTTCAGCTAAGGCCCTGGGTACGgtggggatggagctggggaggcCTGAGCCTTTTAGAAAGAAACAGTGCCTCTGCATGCCTGAACGGCTTCTTGCTTCTGCCACTGGAAGGAATCACCAAGGCACCGTTATTTTCCTTTGCACGCCATTTATAAACCAAATAC
This portion of the Strix uralensis isolate ZFMK-TIS-50842 chromosome 16, bStrUra1, whole genome shotgun sequence genome encodes:
- the PDXDC1 gene encoding pyridoxal-dependent decarboxylase domain-containing protein 1, with translation MDASLEKMVDPTLAEMGKNLNEAMKMLEDSQRKAEEENEKKYARKDIPGPLQGSGQDMVSILQLVQNLMHGEEEEEASQAYRLQNVGEQGHMALLGHSLAAYISVLDRERLRKLTTRILSDTTLWLCRLFRYENGSAYYHEDDREGLLKICRLVIHTRYEDYTIEGFNVLYTKQPVIYISSAARTGLGQALCNQLGLPLSCMCRVPCNTMFGSQHQMDVALLDRVIKDDVESGKLPLLLVANAGTPGAGHTDKLGRLKELCEQYNMWLHVEGVNLATLALGYVSSSVLAATKCDSMTLTLGSWLGLPAVPAVTLYRHEDPSLSLAAGLTSSQPVEKLRALPLWLSLQYLGHDGIVERIKHASQLSQRLLENLKNLDFIKTSVEDELSSPVVVFKFFWEYSNRDQTSHAAQASTIQHPIISHERHIYDTFNQWLGEQLAQLVPASGVDVVELEDEGTCVRFSPLMTSAVLGTEIQDVDQLVDCLKMKIPVLTSTLQLREEFEQEVRRTVGLLYIEDLSWPGLGVVRYNYHSDGKNDGKQEKELEKINMELLKKLNELESDLTFSLGPEFGGQKNCVYIGMVTEDLDVSELVETIAATGREIEENSRLLENMTEVVRKGIQEAQLQLQKANEERLLEEGLLRQIPVVGSVLNWFSPFQASPKGRTFNLTAGSLESTESTYVSKAQGTGTTPPPTPTSSLAKQRLPGQKIFKRSLRSSDAFSETSSVSHCDDLEKMDQRPPTLSPGQEQGPLETETPEEQKEVAQATKTDTEDIQSDKSPRDCMKVEEQESQR